A single window of Amyelois transitella isolate CPQ chromosome 17, ilAmyTran1.1, whole genome shotgun sequence DNA harbors:
- the LOC106140774 gene encoding trichohyalin-like: MPLVMNKAEWNRIVGWTDHDKEDPEVVRRREYVRYLDEESNKMTKHWPNSLENVNKRNEELRLARIQAAEQANTKFYKRYVKRKKEEQQRLMYSARDTVFKNKDAPKLMLSAVIETVVQKERAEQLKFLGELRQQAIEEKRHEDQEIIRKAKEWNELLELRKKRRFEVNKQHQKEILEQAQEISERNRRDYETELTMQKIDNIKADEEMEALREFEEKFQAEEKKRILSDMEQSRHEAARRAREAAARDQLDDQLIAVLQRSRARVDAARRNTEKEARAEKLRLLEKISQKLESGDADRDAKEQAVLEKANREKEAMMEARAQAQVDKLAKFKQARIDARNKYLQDEARRLHESDTIRQFEIMNRFKNEELYEDYKEELRKEKERKIREYREDIIKLWKEREDRESRERAETRHFYGELAEKKLRDADNKMLTHAEDLIQEAREKQRPERPLLRAVDRYCKLYRLYPMPEPPAALRARLPPAAPRDRARPDPGYRREPPPPPERAPDDYNDDDDGDGGTARGCAAAERRDGLQAPQAEPYKPPPKTERKPDDYKRQGKANGLQKSQKQHDLTLTQGFLPPIKTVPCQTPECSCDLKK, encoded by the exons ATGCCGTTAGTAATGAACAAAGCAGAATGGAACCGCATCGTCGGCTGGACAGACCACGACAAAGAGGACCCAGAAGTGGTTCGTCGACGGGAATACGTGCGCTATCTCGACGAAGAGAGCAATAAGATGACTAAACACTGGCCCAACTCCTTGGAG AATGTTAACAAGCGCAATGAAGAATTACGTCTGGCACGGATTCAAGCTGCCGAACAGGCCAACACCAAGTTCTACAAGCGGTATGTCAAGAGAAAGAAAGAGGAACAGCAGAGACTAATGTACAGCGCCCGGGACACAGTATTCAAAAACAAGGATGCACCAAAATTGATGCTCAg TGCAGTAATAGAGACTGTAGTCCAGAAAGAAAGGGCTGAGCAGCTGAAATTTTTGGGAGAGCTGCGCCAGCAAGCTATTGAGGAGAAGAGGCATGAAGACCAGGAGATCATCAGAAAAGCCAAAGAGTGGAACGAATTACTGGAGCTAAGGAAAAAGAGGCGTTTCGAAGTTAATAAACAACatcaaaaagaaatacttGAACA GGCACAAGAAATATCGGAAAGAAATAGACGAGATTATGAAACAGAGTTAACAATGCAGAAAATCGATAACATTAAAGCAGACGAAGAAATGGAAGCCCTCAGAGAATTCGAAGAAAAATTC CAAGCTGAGGAGAAGAAGCGGATCCTGTCGGACATGGAGCAGTCCCGGCACgaggcggcgcggcgcgcgcgcgaggcggcggcgcgcgACCAGCTGGACGACCAGCTCATCGCCGTGCTGCAGCGCTCGCGGGCCAGGGTCGACGCCGCCAGGAGGAACACTGAGAAGGAG GCGCGAGCTGAGAAGTTACGTTTGTTGGAGAAGATCAGCCAAAAGTTGGAGTCCGGAGACGCGGACCGCGACGCCAAGGAGCAGGCCGTACTCGAAAAGGCCAACAGGGAGAAGGAAGCCAT GATGGAGGCCCGAGCGCAGGCGCAGGTGGACAAATTGGCGAAGTTCAAGCAGGCGCGGATCGATGCGAGGAATAAATACCTCCAGGACGAAGCGCGGCGGTTGCACGAGTCCGACACAATTCGCCAGTTTGAGATCATGAACAG GTTCAAGAACGAAGAACTGTATGAAGATTACAAGGAGGAACTGCGCAAAGAAAAAGAGAGGAAGATCAGGGAATATCGGGAGGATATAATCAAATTATgg aaagaaCGCGAAGATCGTGAATCTCGCGAGCGCGCCGAGACGCGCCACTTCTACGGCGAGCTCGCCGAGAAGAAGTTGCGAGACGCCGACAACAAGATGCTGACTCACGCCGAAGACCTCATACAGGAGGCCAGGGAGAAGCAGCGGCCGGAGAGACCGCTGCTCAGGGCTGTGGAT CGGTACTGCAAACTGTACCGGCTGTACCCGATGCCGGAGCCGCCCGCGGCGCTGCGCGCGCGCCtgccgcccgccgcgccccGCGACCGCGCGCGCCCGGACCCCGGGTACCGCCGcgagccgccgccgccgcccgagCGCGCGCCCGACGATTACaacgatgatgatgatggtGATGGCGGCACGGCAAGGGGTTGTGCTGCCGCTGAGAGGAGAGACGGCTTGCAAGCTCCACAG GCTGAGCCATACAAACCGCCGCCTAAGACGGAACGGAAACCTGATGATTATAAACGTCAGGGAAAAGCAAATGGCTTGCAGAAGTCACAAAAACAG CACGACTTGACCTTGACCCAGGGGTTCCTGCCTCCAATCAAGACAGTCCCCTGTCAAACGCCGGAGTGTAGCTGTGatttgaagaaataa